A stretch of Plesiomonas shigelloides DNA encodes these proteins:
- the ppiD gene encoding peptidylprolyl isomerase: MMDKLRSAQHSIALKVVLGIIILSFVLTGVQGFLSSSGNYVAKVDGQEITNQQFEQAYQSERNNLQQRLGDNFNTLAADPKYLNMVRKDVLNRLIDDVLLDKYAKKLNLRVSDDQIKQSIVNMPEFQKDGRFDNAQYLELIQRAGFTPDSFSQYMRQQMVRQQLLSAFTATDFVLPKESEQTFALLTQERKVRLATLAVKPLEAKQTVTEQEEKAYYDANPTSFMSPEQVKVRYVELNAKALQDAVKIDDAAIAQYYQDNKSHFSQPERRKLSHILVSNEKAAQEIETELKQGADFATLAKTKSEDKFSGRNGGDLGWIEKGVMAPEFEQTAFALAAKGDISGIVKTQFGYHVIRLDDIQPAQVRPLSEVRDEVAKQLRQTKATDEFYALQQKASDKAFENPDSLDDVASATGLKIQETGLFSQQDVPAALNFPALTKAIFSDDLIAGNSNSDVISVDDSHAFVVRVVEHKEEARKPFEQVSAEIAQLLKFQKAQVAARKQAEQLLTELRAGKGDEALKAAGVTFAAEETLQRNSPDQQLVNTVFGLAKPAEGKPAYGISENGEGDVVLVELLGVQSTPNPELEKIFAQQQLNADMTVTFEAMLASLRADADIKYGNMAETE, translated from the coding sequence ATGATGGACAAATTGCGCAGCGCTCAACATAGCATCGCGCTGAAAGTTGTGCTCGGTATCATTATTCTGTCGTTCGTTCTGACCGGTGTGCAGGGCTTCCTCAGCTCCTCCGGCAACTATGTTGCTAAAGTGGATGGCCAGGAAATTACCAACCAGCAGTTCGAGCAGGCGTATCAAAGTGAGCGTAATAACTTACAACAACGCCTCGGGGATAATTTCAATACCTTAGCTGCAGACCCTAAGTACCTGAACATGGTACGTAAAGACGTACTGAACCGTCTGATCGATGACGTGCTGCTTGATAAATATGCGAAAAAACTGAACCTGCGTGTCAGTGATGATCAAATCAAGCAAAGCATCGTCAACATGCCTGAATTCCAAAAAGACGGCCGTTTTGATAATGCCCAGTATCTGGAGCTGATCCAACGTGCTGGCTTTACGCCGGACTCTTTTAGCCAATACATGCGTCAGCAAATGGTGCGCCAGCAACTGCTGTCAGCCTTTACTGCGACTGACTTTGTGCTGCCAAAAGAGAGCGAGCAAACATTCGCCCTGCTGACACAAGAGCGTAAGGTGCGTCTGGCTACCTTGGCGGTTAAGCCACTGGAAGCCAAGCAAACTGTGACTGAGCAGGAAGAGAAAGCCTATTACGATGCGAATCCAACCAGCTTCATGTCACCGGAGCAGGTCAAAGTTCGTTATGTAGAGCTGAATGCGAAAGCGCTGCAAGACGCGGTGAAAATCGATGATGCCGCGATTGCTCAGTACTATCAGGACAACAAATCTCACTTCAGCCAGCCTGAGCGTCGTAAGCTGAGCCACATTCTGGTTAGCAACGAGAAAGCCGCGCAGGAAATCGAAACCGAGCTTAAGCAAGGTGCTGACTTTGCGACGTTGGCCAAAACCAAGTCCGAAGACAAGTTCTCTGGCCGTAACGGTGGCGATCTGGGCTGGATTGAAAAAGGCGTGATGGCGCCAGAGTTTGAGCAAACTGCTTTTGCCTTAGCGGCAAAAGGCGATATCTCTGGGATCGTGAAAACACAGTTTGGTTATCATGTCATTCGTTTGGATGATATCCAGCCAGCGCAGGTTCGCCCACTGTCTGAAGTGCGTGATGAAGTGGCTAAGCAGCTGCGTCAAACCAAAGCGACTGACGAGTTTTATGCTCTGCAGCAAAAAGCCAGCGACAAAGCATTCGAAAATCCGGACTCACTGGATGACGTCGCCAGCGCAACTGGCCTGAAGATTCAGGAAACCGGTTTGTTCAGCCAGCAGGATGTGCCTGCCGCACTGAACTTCCCTGCACTGACGAAAGCTATCTTCAGTGATGATCTGATTGCCGGTAACAGCAACTCTGACGTGATCTCTGTCGACGACAGCCACGCTTTTGTGGTGCGTGTGGTTGAGCACAAAGAGGAAGCGCGTAAGCCGTTTGAACAAGTTAGCGCTGAAATTGCTCAGCTGCTGAAGTTCCAGAAGGCGCAAGTGGCTGCTCGTAAGCAAGCTGAACAGCTGCTGACTGAACTGCGTGCGGGTAAAGGTGACGAAGCGCTGAAAGCCGCTGGTGTGACTTTCGCCGCTGAAGAGACTTTGCAGCGTAATTCACCAGACCAGCAACTGGTTAACACTGTGTTTGGCTTAGCAAAACCAGCCGAAGGCAAGCCGGCGTATGGCATCAGTGAAAACGGCGAAGGGGATGTAGTTCTGGTTGAACTGCTGGGTGTGCAGAGCACGCCAAATCCTGAGCTGGAGAAAATTTTCGCTCAGCAGCAGCTGAATGCCGATATGACTGTGACCTTCGAAGCGATGCTGGCTAGCCTGCGCGCTGATGCTGACATCAAATACGGTAACATGGCAGAAACCGAGTAA
- the queC gene encoding 7-cyano-7-deazaguanine synthase QueC, whose amino-acid sequence MSTTVVIFSGGQDSTTCLVQALTQYEHVHCITFDYGQRHRAEIDVARKLAQKLGVAAHKVMDVTLLNELAISSLTRDNIPVPTECSDGVPNTFVPGRNILFLTLAAIYAYQIGAESIITGVCETDFSGYPDCRDEFVKALHHAVNLGMARDIRFDTPLMWLDKAETWALADYYGALETVRHETLTCYNAVQGDGCGECPACHLRARGLHTYLADKDAITRSMLQKTGLRA is encoded by the coding sequence ATGTCCACAACCGTCGTCATTTTCAGTGGCGGACAGGATTCTACCACCTGTCTGGTTCAGGCGCTGACTCAATATGAGCATGTGCACTGCATTACCTTCGATTACGGCCAGCGCCACCGCGCTGAAATCGATGTCGCGCGTAAGTTAGCGCAAAAGCTGGGCGTCGCCGCCCACAAAGTCATGGATGTCACCTTACTGAACGAACTGGCGATCAGTAGCCTAACCCGCGACAACATTCCGGTTCCCACCGAATGCAGTGACGGCGTGCCTAACACCTTTGTGCCAGGGCGCAATATTCTGTTCCTGACACTGGCTGCAATCTATGCCTATCAAATTGGCGCCGAAAGCATTATCACTGGCGTGTGTGAGACAGACTTTTCTGGCTATCCAGATTGTCGTGATGAGTTTGTCAAAGCGCTGCATCATGCGGTAAACCTTGGCATGGCGCGCGATATTCGTTTCGATACGCCACTCATGTGGCTGGATAAAGCCGAGACGTGGGCGTTGGCCGATTATTACGGTGCGCTGGAGACAGTACGCCATGAAACATTGACCTGCTACAACGCCGTACAGGGCGATGGCTGTGGTGAATGTCCGGCTTGTCACCTGCGCGCACGTGGTTTACACACCTATTTGGCTGATAAAGACGCGATCACCCGTAGCATGCTGCAAAAAACCGGTCTGCGCGCGTAA
- the hupB gene encoding nucleoid-associated protein HU-beta, which produces MNKSQLIDKIAANADISKAAAGRALDALIESVTESLQAGDDVALVGFGTFAVRERAARTGRNPQTGKEIAIAAAKVPAFRPGKALKDAVNG; this is translated from the coding sequence GTGAATAAGTCTCAACTGATTGACAAGATTGCGGCGAATGCTGACATTTCTAAAGCCGCAGCAGGTCGTGCGTTAGATGCTTTAATTGAGTCTGTAACCGAATCACTGCAGGCCGGTGATGATGTGGCTCTGGTAGGTTTCGGTACTTTCGCCGTGCGTGAGCGTGCAGCCCGTACTGGTCGTAACCCACAGACAGGCAAGGAAATTGCCATCGCTGCTGCTAAAGTGCCAGCGTTCCGTCCGGGTAAAGCACTGAAAGATGCCGTTAATGGCTAA
- a CDS encoding coniferyl aldehyde dehydrogenase: MGAVQLAFNRVKNAFDMNPNPDYSMRKHWLQQLRKALRQHEQALISAMSQDFGGRSEMECRMADLMPSYSLLRYSQRNLSRWMRPEKRHVDLSFWPARAWVEYQPLGVVGIIVPWNYPVNLALLPLITALAAGNRVLLKLSELTPQTNQALRQMLSDAFADEEVGVVEGGPDIAAEFAALPFNHLLFTGSTAVGRKVMQSAAANLTPVTLELGGKSPVLIAPDIDIARIAPSIVFGKALNAGQTCVAPDYVLCPEERQDTLIAEMQAAFARQYPDALKNEAYTSVISDAHFQRLMHLLNDAQSLGAQIIPLQTPAIDPVTRRMVPHLITHVTEDMQVMQEEIFGPLLPIKTYDVIGIALRYIHHRPRPLALYLMTDEPFLTEMVIKTAHAGGMCINETVFHAAIDSLPFGGLGASGMGQYHGPEGFRTFSKPKSVLSYGKMNFNSLIHPPYRWWHRLLLRWLSRR; encoded by the coding sequence ATGGGAGCCGTGCAATTAGCCTTTAACCGGGTAAAAAATGCATTTGATATGAATCCGAATCCGGATTATTCGATGCGCAAGCACTGGCTGCAGCAGCTACGCAAGGCGTTGCGTCAACACGAGCAAGCCTTAATCAGTGCCATGTCGCAGGATTTCGGTGGGCGCTCGGAAATGGAGTGTCGGATGGCCGATCTGATGCCGAGCTACTCACTGCTGCGTTACAGTCAGCGTAATTTATCGCGCTGGATGCGACCTGAAAAACGCCACGTAGATTTGAGTTTTTGGCCGGCACGGGCGTGGGTGGAATATCAGCCGCTCGGTGTGGTAGGGATCATTGTGCCGTGGAACTATCCGGTCAATCTGGCTTTGCTACCGTTGATCACGGCATTGGCGGCGGGTAACCGCGTTTTGCTGAAACTTTCTGAGTTGACCCCGCAAACCAACCAAGCGCTACGACAGATGCTGAGTGATGCTTTTGCCGATGAAGAGGTGGGTGTTGTGGAAGGCGGGCCTGACATTGCCGCCGAATTTGCTGCGCTGCCGTTTAACCATCTGCTATTCACCGGCTCTACGGCGGTGGGGCGTAAAGTAATGCAAAGTGCCGCGGCCAATTTGACGCCAGTAACTTTAGAGTTGGGCGGTAAGAGTCCGGTGTTGATTGCTCCGGACATTGATATTGCGCGAATTGCCCCCTCCATTGTGTTTGGCAAGGCGCTAAATGCCGGCCAGACCTGTGTGGCGCCGGATTATGTGTTGTGCCCAGAAGAGCGGCAAGATACCTTGATTGCTGAGATGCAGGCTGCGTTTGCCCGCCAGTATCCTGATGCGCTAAAAAATGAGGCTTACACTTCGGTGATCAGTGACGCGCACTTTCAGCGTCTGATGCACTTGCTCAATGATGCCCAGTCGCTGGGCGCGCAAATCATTCCGTTGCAAACGCCAGCGATCGATCCTGTAACGCGGCGGATGGTGCCTCACCTGATCACCCATGTGACCGAAGACATGCAGGTCATGCAGGAGGAGATTTTTGGGCCGCTATTGCCCATTAAAACCTATGACGTGATAGGGATTGCCCTGCGCTATATCCATCATCGCCCACGTCCACTGGCGCTGTATCTCATGACCGATGAGCCATTTTTGACTGAGATGGTGATCAAGACGGCACATGCCGGAGGGATGTGTATCAATGAGACGGTATTCCATGCTGCCATTGATAGCTTGCCGTTTGGCGGCCTGGGTGCATCGGGAATGGGGCAATACCATGGACCTGAGGGTTTTCGCACCTTCTCGAAACCGAAATCGGTGCTGTCATACGGAAAGATGAATTTCAACTCATTGATTCATCCCCCGTATCGCTGGTGGCATCGGCTATTGCTGCGTTGGTTGTCACGCCGCTAA
- the rrtA gene encoding rhombosortase produces MLKSSHRALYGYLLLGSVLLIALQTVSPAIGQVLQWQASDAVNLQAWWRPFTAHLVHTNLTHLLMNLLGLWLLVWAAYPLLRARQAITLYLLCCVAIGLTLPASGLGSYRGLSGVLYGIVAWLSVASWRSPGVAILPSWLAGGLLALLLWPDSQHDAFTSHLIQARVAHLAHFSGALCGVLYGMLCQLPTQTNSLRN; encoded by the coding sequence ATGCTAAAGTCATCCCATCGTGCTCTATACGGGTATTTGTTGCTCGGTAGCGTGCTACTGATCGCTTTGCAAACCGTGTCCCCTGCCATTGGGCAAGTTTTGCAATGGCAAGCATCTGATGCAGTAAATCTGCAAGCTTGGTGGCGGCCTTTTACTGCGCACCTCGTACACACTAATCTAACGCACTTACTGATGAATCTGCTGGGGTTATGGCTGCTCGTCTGGGCGGCCTATCCTTTACTGCGCGCTCGGCAAGCCATTACGCTTTATCTGCTGTGCTGTGTGGCTATCGGGCTGACATTACCGGCTAGCGGCCTTGGGAGTTATCGCGGATTATCTGGCGTGCTGTACGGAATAGTAGCGTGGCTAAGTGTGGCCAGTTGGCGCAGCCCTGGTGTTGCCATCCTGCCCAGTTGGCTGGCCGGAGGACTACTGGCATTGCTATTATGGCCAGATAGCCAGCACGATGCGTTTACCTCGCACTTGATACAAGCGCGCGTCGCTCATCTAGCCCATTTTTCTGGGGCGCTTTGCGGTGTGCTTTACGGCATGCTATGCCAACTACCGACTCAAACGAACTCACTGCGCAATTAA
- a CDS encoding ComEA family DNA-binding protein — MFNARKPAFAVVALLLLTGLPPFTFSAQSAERYIINGVPIENVAAEPATAGVASTVENSAHSAASAKTKPAMSSVNINTASVDELDQGLSGIGRRKAEAIVEYRTRHGAFSDVRQLLEVKGIGEGILKKNRERISL, encoded by the coding sequence GTGTTCAATGCAAGGAAACCTGCCTTTGCCGTCGTAGCACTATTGCTGCTCACCGGTTTGCCACCATTCACGTTCAGTGCGCAAAGCGCGGAGCGCTATATTATTAACGGCGTGCCGATTGAAAATGTGGCCGCGGAGCCGGCTACGGCTGGCGTTGCATCTACGGTTGAAAATTCAGCGCATTCTGCTGCGAGCGCGAAGACAAAACCGGCGATGTCGTCAGTTAATATCAATACTGCCTCGGTGGATGAGTTAGATCAGGGGCTATCTGGTATTGGTCGGCGTAAGGCGGAGGCAATTGTTGAATATCGCACGCGCCATGGCGCGTTTTCTGATGTGCGACAGTTGTTGGAAGTGAAAGGTATCGGCGAAGGGATTTTGAAAAAGAACCGTGAGCGGATCAGCCTGTAA